In Pyrus communis chromosome 8, drPyrComm1.1, whole genome shotgun sequence, one genomic interval encodes:
- the LOC137743593 gene encoding linamarin synthase 2-like: MSSFQVSGKYEREMMSSVEQATKKGHAVFVPYPAQGHVNPMMQLAKLLHSRGFHITFVNTEFNHNRLIRSNGPDSVKGIPDFVFETIPDGLPPSDKDGTQDIPALCDSIKKTCFGPFKELVTKINSSSQVPQVTCIVADGVMTFGCKVARELGIPEVVLWTASACGFMGYLQYNELIKRGMIPFKDENFMHDGTLDTPIDWIPGMKNVRLKDIPSFIRVTDLSDILFNYLGSEARSCLNSSAILFNTFDEFEHEVLEVISIMFPKIYTIGPLNLLGRHFPESKSLNSSLWKEDAKCSEWLDKKKPNSVVYVNYGSITMMTDQHLIEFAWGLANSKQPFLWIVRADVVKGDSPILPNEFFEEIKDRGYIAGWCAQDQVLAHPSVGVFLTHSGWNSTIESISHGVPVICWPFFAEQQTNCRYSCTTWEIGMEVSPDVKRDEIEALVKEMMEGEGGIKKREKAKEWKKKAIEATDVGGSSYNNFERLFKEVL, from the exons ATGAGCTCTTTCCAAGTTTCTGGCAAATACGAAAGAGAGATGATGAGTTCAGTAGAACAAGCAACCAAAAAAGGGCATGCAGTTTTTGTCCCATACCCAGCACAAGGCCATGTTAACCCCATGATGCAGTTAGCCAAGCTTCTTCATTCAAGGGGCTTCCACATAACCTTTGTCAACACAGAGTTCAACCACAACCGTTTAATCCGGTCAAACGGTCCCGACTCCGTTAAGGGTATACCAGACTTTGTGTTCGAGACCATACCGGATGGGTTGCCTCCTTCGGATAAGGATGGGACCCAAGATATTCCAGCTTTATGTGACTCCATTAAGAAAACTTGTTTTGGTCCATTTAAAGAGCTAGTGACTAAGATCAATTCCTCATCTCAAGTGCCACAAGTTACTTGCATAGTTGCAGATGGTGTCATGACCTTTGGGTGCAAAGTTGCTAGAGAATTAGGCATTCCGGAGGTTGTGTTATGGACTGCCTCTGCTTGTGGCTTCATGGGGTACTTGCAATACAACGAACTCATCAAACGAGGCATGATTCCGTTCAAAG ATGAGAATTTCATGCATGATGGCACACTCGATACACCAATTGATTGGATCCCAGGCATGAAAAATGTTCGACTCAAGGACATCCCGAGTTTCATTAGAGTTACTGATCTCAGCGACATATTGTTTAATTACTTGGGATCCGAGGCACGAAGCTGTTTGAACTCTTCTGCAATCCTCTTCAACACATTTGATGAATTTGAACACGAAGTGTTAGAGGTAATATCGATAATGTTTCCCAAAATTTACACCATTGGCCCCCTTAATTTGCTGGGCAGGCATTTCCCCGAAAGCAAGTCACTTAACTCAAGCTTATGGAAAGAAGATGCAAAATGTTCGGAATGGCTTGATAAAAAGAAACCCAATTCAGTTGTGTATGTAAATTATGGCAGCATAACGATGATGACAGACCAACATTTAATCGAGTTTGCATGGGGGCTGGCAAATAGTAAGCAACCATTTTTATGGATAGTTAGGGCTGATGTGGTAAAGGGTGACTCACCAATTTTACCTAATGAATTTTTTGAGGAGATTAAGGATAGGGGTTATATTGCAGGTTGGTGTGCACAAGACCAAGTGTTAGCTCATCCATCTGTTGGGGTTTTCCTAACACATAGTGGTTGGAATTCTACCATTGAAAGTATATCTCACGGTGTGCCTGTAATTTGTTGGCCTTTCTTTGCGGAGCAACAAACGAATTGTCGGTACTCATGCACAACGTGGGAGATTGGAATGGAGGTGAGCCCCGATGTGAAGCGCGACGAAATAGAAGCACTTGTTAAGGAAATGatggaaggagaaggagggATAAAGAAGAGGGAAAAGGCAAAGGAATGGAAAAAGAAAGCTATTGAAGCTACTGATGTTGGAGGATCATCGTACAATAATTTTGAGAGATTGTTTAAGGAGGTACTCTAA
- the LOC137743626 gene encoding pentatricopeptide repeat-containing protein At4g21705, mitochondrial-like produces MASAVFRLLKRHQSLSANSTPTKYFSRLRHTASTRNLYSRISPLGDPSLSVAPVLDEWVQQGRKVNYFELHRIVRDLRARKRFRHALDVSEWMSNKDSCQFLPGDCAVQLELIGHVHGLDAAESRFNSLSDEEKSDKVYGALLNCFVREGLVDKSISHMQKMGELGYVSTLTYNDIMCLYTRTGQPEKIPDVMFEMKEKGVSPDSFSYRICMSSYGARSDLSGMEKVLEEMESQPHISMDWITYAMVANLYIKAGLPDKALVYLGKSEEKVNKDALGYNHLITLYASLGYKDHMMRLWNLEKAKCKKQINRDYITMLGSLVKLGELEETKKLLEEWETSCHCYDFRVPNVLLIGYCQKGLVEQAEETLRDIVKRGKTPIPNSWSILAAGYVDKQKMQKAFECMMEALHVRANNTGWNPKSGLVSNVLNWIGDNGDIEQVGAFVTLMKTVIPVKSEMYHALMKAYIRSGKEVEGLLQSMKEDQVEADEEIDRLRQTQC; encoded by the exons ATGGCTTCTGCAGTCTTCAGACTCCTGAAAAGGCACCAAAGCCTCTCTGCAAATTCAACCCCAACAAAATATTTCTCCAGATTAAGGCACACTGCCAGTACAAGAAACCTCTACTCCAGAATCAGTCCTCTGGGTGACCCTTCTCTCAGCGTAGCCCCAGTCCTCGACGAGTGGGTTCAACAGGGCCGGAAAGTCAATTACTTTGAGCTCCACCGCATCGTCCGAGACCTCCGAGCCCGAAAGCGGTTCCGGCACGCCCTTGAT GTTTCTGAATGGATGAGTAATAAAGATTCGTGCCAATTTTTACCCGGTGATTGCGCAGTGCAGCTTGAACTCATTGGTCACGTTCACGGTCTGGATGCTGCAGAGAGCCGCTTTAATAGCTTGAGCGATGAGGAAAAAAGTGACAAAGTTTATGGTGCACTTCTAAATTGTTTTGTCAGAGAAGGCCTGGTCGATAAGTCTATTTCTCATATGCAGAAGATGGGAGAGTTGGGCTATGTTTCCACTCTCACCTACAATGACATTATGTGTCTATATACGCGTACAGGCCAGCCCGAGAAAATCCCTGATGTGATGTTTGAGATGAAGGAGAAGGGTGTTTCTCCTGACAGTTTTAGCTACAGGATTTGCATGAGCTCCTATGGGGCGAGGTCTGATCTAAGCGGCATGGAGAAAGTTTTGGAAGAAATGGAGAGCCAACCGCACATCTCCATGGATTGGATTACTTATGCTATGGTAGCCAATTTATACATAAAAGCAGGTCTGCCCGACAAAGCGTTGGTCTACCTGGGAAAGAGTGAAGAGAAGGTGAATAAGGATGCACTTGGATACAACCATCTGATTACTCTTTATGCAAGCCTTGGATATAAAGATCATATGATGAGGTTGTGGAACCTCGAAAAAGCCAAGTGCAAAAAGCAAATCAACCGGGACTATATAACCATGCTTGGTTCTCTTGTGAAGCTTGGTGAGCTTGAAGAAACTAAAAAATTGCTAGAGGAGTGGGAAACATCTTGTCACTGTTATGATTTTCGAGTGCCAAATGTCCTCCTGATCGGATATTGTCAAAAGGGATTGGTTGAACAAGCGGAAGAAACTCTTCGAGACATTGTCAAAAGAGGCAAGACTCCAATCCCAAATAGCTGGTCTATTCTTGCTGCAGGGTATGTGGACAAGCAGAAGATGCAGAAGGCTTTTGAGTGCATGATGGAAGCTCTGCATGTACGGGCAAATAACACAGGATGGAATCCAAAATCTGGTTTGGTTTCGAATGTATTGAATTGGATTGGAGATAACGGAGACATTGAACAAGTAGGAGCTTTTGTGACCTTAATGAAGACTGTGATTCCAGTAAAGAGTGAAATGTACCATGCCTTAATGAAGGCATACATCAGAAGCGGGAAAGAAGTAGAAGGGCTATTACAGAGCATGAAAGAAGATCAAGTAGAGGCCGATGAGGAAATTGATAGGTTAAGACAGACGCAATGCTGA
- the LOC137742682 gene encoding DEAD-box ATP-dependent RNA helicase 42-like, translating into MGKDRNGSVSERRSRSSEKEEETERKSEKARQISDSEADEDGKRSKSRRKARESSQSGDEKHVKRRRRRSRRRYSSEEYTDSESESESEESGSDSESESDSGSESDGDKRRKRRKRREKDDDRERKRRKKEKEKERKRRRREKEEEMKKKKEKRKKKRKEKKEKGKVGAVTNSWGKYGIIRETDMWNKRPEFTAWLQEVKQVNLEHLANWEEKQMFKQFMEDHNTATFPSKKYYSLDNYYRNKMEKEIKRGFKKVAPTERIVFNDEEQKRQEMMQVREKQKEEEVEALKRSMQSGLAQAMKEQAQLREEMAYQYKIGNMEAAAAIQRRLDPDAPV; encoded by the exons ATGGGTAAAGATCGAAACGGCAGCGTTTCAGAGAGACGAAGCAGGAGCTCcgagaaagaggaagaaaccGAAAGAAAATCCGAGAAAGCGCGACAAATTTCGGATTCCGAGGCCGACGAAGACGGGAAGCGCAGTAAATCCAGGAGAAAAGCGCGGGAAAGCTCGCAGTCCGGCGATGAAAAGCACGtgaaaagaaggaggaggaggtcgCGGAGGCGGTACAGTAGCGAGGAGTATACGGATTCGGAGTCCGAGTCGGAATCGGAGGAGAGCGGCTCGGATTCGGAGTCGGAGAGTGATAGTGGTAGCGAGAGCGACGGCGACAAGAGACGGAAGAGgaggaaaaggagagagaaagatgatgatagagaaaggaagaggaggaagaaagagaaggagaaggagaggaagaggaggaggagagagaaagaggaagagatgaagaagaagaaggagaagaggaagaagaagaggaaggagaagaaggagaaaggaaAGGTAGGAGCGGTGACGAATTCGTGGGGAAAGTATGGGATCATCAGAGAAACTGACATGTG GAACAAACGACCAGAGTTCACAGCTTGGTTACAGGAAGTAAAACAG GTGAACCTGGAACATCTGGCAAATTGGGAAGAGAAGCAAATGTTCAAACA GTTCATGGAAGATCACAATACAGCTACCTTCCCTTCGAAAAA GTACTACAGCCTTGATAATTATTACAGGAATAAGATGGAAAAGGAAATTAAAAGAGGTTTTAAGAAGGTTGCGCCAACGGAACGTATTGTATTCAATGATGAGGAACAGAAAAG ACAAGAAATGATGCAAGTGCGCGAAAagcaaaaggaagaagaagtagAGGCTCTGAAGCGCTCTATGCAGAGTGGACTG GCACAAGCAATGAAAGAACAAGCTCAACTCCGAGAAGAGATGGCTTACCAGTACAAGATTGGAAACATGGAG GCTGCTGCTGCTATTCAGAGAAGGTTGGACCCTGATGCTCCTGTGTGA